A single region of the Lotus japonicus ecotype B-129 chromosome 4, LjGifu_v1.2 genome encodes:
- the LOC130711407 gene encoding uncharacterized protein LOC130711407: protein MAKGSRGRQRVASRQYRLTPYPLAACKRVTCDDMCQKKCTKALDTKEWEDVTCSVCMEFPHNAVLLLCSSHDKGCRAYMCGTSLRHSNCLDQYKKAYTKVISPRDGQPPVQGSVANPVELQDSNSPLEKSEVTELACPLCRGQVKGWTVVEPVRDYLNAKKRSCMQDSCSFVGNYKELKKHVRAEHPLARPRMVDPDHEQKWRWLEWEREREDVISTVTSAIPGAVVFGDYVVEGHHHNDFDSDEEEEGGPDADNAGRNGRFQMGMEAMNFFLLLHAVRQGNDLNNLSRRLRPEMAPNRLADQDGAGGLDVSDEDDGYDEGNDDGVSLVSRLRHHGGGRVLLGRSGRRRRRREVHERMGDS from the coding sequence ATGGCAAAAGGAAGCAGGGGAAGACAGAGGGTTGCTTCTCGTCAATACAGACTGACTCCATACCCACTGGCTGCTTGCAAAAGGGTTACTTGTGATGATATGTGCCAAAAGAAATGCACTAAAGCCTTGGATACAAAAGAGTGGGAAGATGTAACATGTTCTGTGTGCATGGAGTTTCCACACAATGCTGTTCTTCTCCTTTGTTCTTCTCATGACAAGGGCTGCCGTGCCTACATGTGTGGAACTAGCCTTCGTCATTCGAACTGCCTTGATCAGTACAAGAAAGCTTACACTAAAGTAATTTCACCACGTGATGGACAACCACCTGTTCAAGGCTCGGTAGCTAATCCAGTTGAGCTACAGGATTCAAACTCACCGCTTGAAAAGAGTGAAGTCACAGAGCTTGCGTGCCCTCTATGCCGGGGTCAGGTCAAAGGTTGGACTGTTGTGGAACCTGTTCGGGACTATCTGAATGCAAAGAAAAGGAGCTGCATGCAGGATAGCTGCTCGTTTGTTGGGAACTACAAGGAGTTGAAGAAGCATGTGCGTGCAGAGCATCCCTTGGCACGCCCACGGATGGTAGATCCTGATCATGAACAGAAATGGAGATGGCTCGAGTGGGAGCGTGAACGAGAAGATGTTATCAGCACAGTAACTTCAGCCATACCTGGGGCAGTGGTTTTTGGAGACTATGTCGTAGAAGGTCACCACCATAATGActttgattctgatgaagaagaggaggggGGTCCTGATGCGGATAATGCAGGAAGAAATGGAAGATTTCAGATGGGTATGGAGGCAATGAATTTCTTCCTCCTGTTGCATGCAGTTCGGCAAGGGAATGACCTTAACAACCTTAGTAGACGACTGAGGCCTGAGATGGCCCCCAACAGGTTAGCAGATCAGGATGGGGCAGGCGGGCTGGATGTCTCAGATGAAGATGACGGGTATGATGAGGGCAATGATGATGGTGTTTCTCTGGTCAGTCGTCTCCGTCACCATGGTGGAGGCAGGGTTCTATTGGGTCGGTCTGGGAGGAGGCGTAGACGTAGAGAAGTACATGAAAGGATGGGAGACAGTTGA
- the LOC130714135 gene encoding protein LIGHT-DEPENDENT SHORT HYPOCOTYLS 2-like: protein MSAAAAAAATGAILGYRNSSRSKQREEFLPFTPPKMMHAVSPVALPRISRYESRKRRDWNTFCVYLRNQYHPSLTPYSCSDEHVLEFFRYMDQFGETKVHFETCAYFGDSYDPPGQCHHCPLKQAWDSLEGIVGRLHAAFEESGGSPEMNPFGTRMVRVHLMEVRDVQDRSKGIGYEKKKRSMSL, encoded by the coding sequence ATGTCAGCGGCCGCAGCGGCTGCCGCAACCGGCGCCATCTTGGGCTATAGGAACTCTTCTAGAAGCAAGCAAAGAGAAGAGTTTTTACCATTCACACCACCAAAAATGATGCATGCAGTTTCTCCTGTTGCTCTTCCTCGTATTAGCAGGTACGAGTCCCGTAAGAGACGTGACTGGAACACCTTCTGCGTGTATCTGAGAAACCAGTACCACCCGTCCTTAACTCCCTATAGCTGCAGCGACGAACACGTTCTGGAGTTCTTCCGTTACATGGACCAGTTCGGCGAAACCAAGGTTCACTTTGAAACATGTGCATACTTTGGTGACTCTTATGATCCACCAGGTCAGTGCCACCACTGTCCTCTGAAGCAAGCATGGGATAGCCTCGAAGGTATCGTAGGTCGCTTGCATGCAGCTTTTGAAGAGAGCGGTGGCTCGCCGGAGATGAACCCTTTTGGAACACGTATGGTGAGGGTGCACCTCATGGAAGTGAGAGATGTTCAAGACAGATCTAAAGGGATAGGttatgagaagaagaaaaggagtaTGAGTTTATGA
- the LOC130711408 gene encoding protein LIGHT-DEPENDENT SHORT HYPOCOTYLS 4-like yields MSAAVAAAAASAAISGYRNSSENQQRDVFSPYTNTPPPQMMQVSAPPPPLSRYESQKRRDWNTFGQYLKNHRPPLTLSRCSGAHVLEFLRYLDQFGKTKVHSEICPYFGNSHPPGPCPCPLKQAWGSLDALIGRLRAAFEENGGLPEMNPFGARAVRLYLREVRDAQARARGIGYEKKKRRNNGNKTQKQQNESMVMMMEEQVGDVSSSAVFSGYGVGGGFVHLSDSNGTHPGTAAAVSYFSS; encoded by the coding sequence ATGTCCGCCGCCGTGGCCGCTGCTGCCGCTTCAGCCGCCATCTCAGGCTACCGGAACTCCTCTGAAAACCAGCAAAGAGACGTGTTTTCACCATACACAAACACCCCACCACCACAAATGATGCAAGTttctgctcctcctcctccacttaGCCGTTACGAGTCCCAGAAGAGACGTGACTGGAACACGTTCGGCCAGTACCTGAAAAACCACCGTCCACCCTTAACCCTCTCACGCTGCAGCGGCGCGCACGTGCTGGAGTTCCTCCGCTACCTGGACCAGTTTGGCAAAACCAAGGTTCACTCTGAAATATGTCCCTACTTTGGAAACTCTCATCCGCCTGGTCCGTGCCCTTGTCCTCTGAAGCAAGCATGGGGGAGCCTCGATGCTCTCATCGGTCGGTTGCGTGCGGCGTTCGAAGAGAACGGCGGGTTGCCGGAGATGAACCCGTTTGGGGCGCGTGCGGTGAGGTTGTACCTCAGGGAAGTGAGGGATGCTCAGGCTAGAGCAAGAGGGATTGGTTATGAGAAGAAGAAACGGAGGAATAATGGTAATAAGACTCAGAAACAGCAAAATGAGTctatggtgatgatgatggagGAGCAAGTGGGTGATGTGAGTTCAAGTGCAGTGTTTTCAGGGTATGGGGTTGGTGGTGGATTTGTTCATTTGTCTGATTCAAATGGGACTCATCCTGGAACTGCTGCTGCAGTTTCATACTTCTCATCATAG
- the LOC130715466 gene encoding protein LIGHT-DEPENDENT SHORT HYPOCOTYLS 4-like: protein MSAATAAAAAVAAAATSQTTIIPSSSSARTSAVAPPRMLQVSPVALPRFSRYDSLKRHDWTTFRQYLTNHHPSLTLSRCGGEIALDFLRYLDRFGETKIHTENCEYFGDCYPPGPCPCPLKQSWDGLDGIVGRLRVAFEENGGLPEMNPFRGNAVRVYLREVRDAQARARGRGQ, encoded by the coding sequence ATGTCAGCCGCCACCGCAGCCGCTGCTGCCGTCGCAGCAGCCGCCACCTCCCAAACCACAATCattccctcctcctcctccgccagAACCTCCGCCGTCGCACCACCACGAATGCTGCAAGTTTCTCCCGTCGCTCTTCCTCGATTCAGCAGATACGATTCCCTAAAGAGACATGACTGGACCACCTTCCGCCAGTACCTGACAAACCACCACCCCTCCCTTACCCTCTCTCGCTGCGGCGGCGAAATCGCTCTGGATTTCCTCCGCTACCTGGACCGGTTCGGCGAGACCAAAATTCACACTGAAAATTGTGAGTATTTTGGGGATTGTTACCCACCAGGTCCGTGTCCTTGCCCTCTGAAGCAATCATGGGATGGTCTTGATGGAATCGTGGGTCGGTTGCGTGTGGCGTTTGAAGAGAACGGTGGGTTGCCGGAGATGAACCCGTTCCGGGGAAATGCGGTGAGGGTGTACCTCAGGGAAGTGAGAGATGCTCAAGCTAGAGCTAGAGGGAGAGGTCAGTGA